Below is a window of Gossypium hirsutum isolate 1008001.06 chromosome A12, Gossypium_hirsutum_v2.1, whole genome shotgun sequence DNA.
agaagaaaaaaaactattattaCAGTTTTAGGGCACCAAAACTGACTGCTGGTGCTGGAGACACAGGGACAGAGACTAATGCTAAAATGCGCGTGCCTGGATACGTCATCATCTCTATTTTAACTTAACCCTTCTTTCATTGCTTACAAAAACAAAGGGCATACAgcatactattttattttttatggtatGTTGAGACCACTGAGTTGAGTAAAGAGATGCACCCTTTATTCCCTTTGCTTCAGTTTTATCAATGATTATCAGCTTTTATTTCCACTTGGCATTCCAAATTATTACATCACACATTTTTCAACATCACTATCGTAATTAAAAATATCATGTAcactagttaaattatattttatttttttacttaaaaatagataaattaatttttatatattagattaaagagtaaattagtcattttcgttaaaattttatcaatttgtacgGTTAAAATTTGACGTGATTAACAAAATAACTAAACAACGATACGTGACATGCCGCATGTACCTCATGTTGATGTACATAGACTAGTTTTTAATAGCAAaaatgaatggaatttttaataaaagaaccaatttactttttgatctaatatacaaTAAAACGTAGTCTAATCCTTAATATAAAGGCCTCCATAATACTTTTTCCGATCCactttttaattattcaattaataaaGGTTATATGCTAATTGGTAAAAAAGTTGTAGCTTCACTTGTTGAAAATCACATggatttatattaaatttaaagtagcaaaataaaaagaaactagAAATACATAAATGTCTACTAGGAGACTTTTATGTTGAAGGGGGATCGTAGCTGCATCTAGAGATTGCACTTATGATAAATAAAGATGATTTTTATCCCATTCTAAAGAGACAAAAATAATTAACTTACTGGAAGCTACCCATGTtctacatattaaaaaaaaaaagcatcatTCTTCTGTTGGTGATAGGAACATTATTGTTAAAATGTAGGAACATTGTATTAGTTAGTGTTGATACAATTGTACAATAAAGGGAGAAGTAAAACAGGGAATGTGATAGCAATTGTGAAGGTTGATTCATTTAGTTAGGGTGAAAAGTTGGAAATTACAAATAGAAAAAGTGGAGAGAGTGTGAAGGTTACATGGTGGGAGTAAGTTTGCAGAGTGTAGGTTTTATATGCTTAGGAGTTGAATCTTTCTTCATAGTTTTTGGGTATGTATAAGTGGGGTCTCATGTGAGATTACGCTAACGTGTTGAACTTGTCATCTAATCATCATTGTTGAATGTGTGGGGTAGATGTCTTCGGTGGAATGAAGATATTTGTGATAAGACAAATTTTGTTATTCGTTTTAGTTCGATGGTATGAAACAGTTTAATCTACTTGGGATTTGTTGACCAAGAAAATTACTTTCTTAACAGAAAGCCAAAAGCTTGAAAGAGCGGATGGTTAGCCTTGAATTGGCTACCCCCATTTGCTCGGGTGGTTAAGATAGCGAGAGATGAGGTTTCTAGTGACCCTTAAAAATTGTTGGCTGGTGGAATTCATCTCTCTCCGGTGACCTTCCGACTTATCATGATCTTTCTATATGGGAGAGTtcaattcttaatataattaacaCCCAATGTAGCTACTAGGTCttagataaaaaatatatttagagaaaaaaaagttgaaattaaaaaaatatagaagtAATGAGAGATCAACAGTCAAATTTAACCTTGGATCATCTTTTGTCTTTTGGGACGATCAGATTCAGGGCAGTCCTGTAATGGAATTTTCTCATCTTTTGGCTTTTTGGGACGACCATTTGTTTACTTTAGGATTAAATGGAAACTATAGTTTAACTTTACATACAGTACTCACATGGTAAAAATACTAGGACGCTGGTCCTCacttacttttattttctttgccaAAGTTAATATAAGAGGTAAAAACAACATCAAAGCTTTAACACTGCAGGTAAAAGAAGGGCAAACTGAAGTACCAAACTATACCATTTACTTTAAACATCAAAGCTGTAACACTGCAGCAACCAGTAAACAATAGGTTTAAACATAAGCTCAACTGTAGCAACAGAAACCCAATGCCACTGTCAAAGCTTGAAAAAGCTTCTTGTTCAATATTCCTGTGCACCTGATTTGGGCATTAATAGTTAATACTAACTTCCATCAAGGTTTCACAACGCCTAAGCTGTTCCACTTGGATGTCAGAAAAAAGGGAACtattacatgaaataaaaaacaattCATTTAACCCATAAGCAATAAGTTTTTTCACTGTTCCAAAAGCAAATAATGAGAGTATGAGAGAGAGATAACATACTATTTATGGCTAGTGTGTAATTACTATTTTTGCATGAGGTGGTGATACTTACCCAGTAGATAATAGTAACCATTGTAGATTTTGAACTTCATTCGTCCACTGCTGCATTAAGCAGAGCAATGCTTTGTCCACTCCAAATAGTCCCAACAGTGGGGGCTTTCCCTGTTATTTAGCCAGATAATAGGCTGAAATAAACAACCACTGAGTGCAAATGATAGACAAATGAGTAAAGCACAGTACCACCTTAAGGTTACaacacaaacaaaaaaaatataactatGAGGTATGGTGTGTTGTTGCTCACCTCATCCCTTAATCATTTGGTTGGTGGTTCGATTCCTGCTAATGAGACTAGAGGTCATTTCATGTACATCTGTTTACCTCTTTGGAGAGCACCCATGGCGAGGGAAATAATCACTATTACCGACAGTAAATACCTTAGCTACAACCAAAAAGACAGATAAAATATTCAGATATAGAATTCAATACCTTAAGGTACCCAAGACAATGGTAGTTCTTTTCCCGTTTCATAAAACCATTTCTCATTCTCTAGATTCAAGCTTTAAAATGTTCAGCTTCCAACGAACAatctataatttaataaaaacaaaaaagagcAAATAGATTGAAAGCAAATTACAGCAATAGAAGGAAAGATGCCAAATTGAAAGTATCATAAATGGTTATATGTTAAATGCCAAGTACATACATGCTAAGATTCACACTTACtgatgtaaaagaaaaaaaattccgTTCAACAATTTAACTGTTTCCTGCATCTTTTTACCTCACAATTTTCACAGTGTTAATAGATAGCAAACAATACTACATAAAAGGAACATATGTTAATTGACTACAATCCAGAGTCAAACAGAACATTTATTAAATACAGAAAATATAGAACAACATTTCTATTATGCAAAAGAAAAAACAATTGAGTCACTGCATTAGGCACACATATTTGTGAAGGAACAATAAGAGTAAGTGAATCTGAATGTGAGAGAAGTATAAGGACTAAAGCTCTCGTAAAAATGCCTACATGATGAAAGCCTAAGCCCTACCAACATGAACATCCTATGTTCCCACAGGGGAAAGATATCAGATGAGCTAATCATTTATTAGATTGTAAACCACTGCCACCATAATACTGCTTCGTAGTCTCACGTGAGAATTCTGCAAATGTCATCCCATCCTTCAATCGTGCTGAAAGTGGTGGAACTATTTTTTGAATTTCCTGAGTTAGTGCATTTTGGTCTTGATCAGCAAAGTAATGTTCCTCAGCTTGTTCCAAATGATGAACGCTTGGGTTGTAATGTTCCATGGGGTAATCTGAGATCGAGAAAGTTTTACTCCAAGCAGGCTGCAAAAACACAACGAAAGTTTCTCTGCTTAAATTTTCGAACCTTGCTGGTCTACGCACACAGTGAAGGGTAGACCGTAGCTTTCCTTTGGATAAGATATCTGCTGATTCACCAACCTGAACAATGAAGCTTTCAGGAGAGGCCTTCACCATGAAGACTTTATTCTTGTTAGGGTGAAAAACCTGCAAGTATGAATGCCCACTTGGTGAAGCACATTCTTGATCGCTAGAATTGGAAAATTCACTTTTTGCTGTAGTTCGGTGTGAGGACAGGAGAAACATGGGATCAGTCAAAAGAGTGAAGATACCATAGTCATAATGCCACTGTTGCCATAGGTTGGGATGAATTTCACATAACCTAACTTCATTACCAATTGTGTCCAAATTAGCACCTTTCATTAAATTCTCCTTGCTTCTTGCATGATTATTAGGATTTCTTTTACTCGATCCCTTCTTTGGACCAGCTTCTCTAAGAACAAGGCTATCAACCATTGAATGATAATGTATAAGTCGTCCTTTTGCTGCACATGATTCCAATAAGCTTTGCTCAAGCTCATTGCCTCCAATGGCCCTATCACATATTCGAGCAAGACAGAGCCCTATTTCCATCATGCACAATCCTAGTGCCTTGAACATATTCTCAAGATTATCAAATACATCATCCTCAAAATCACCGATACTACCCATAGTTtcattttccaaattcaaaaggCTACCTACTCCGTCGCTTGGTTTACTTTCAATGGCTTCCATACCTTGAGCATATTTGAGCTGCATCGCGAAAGAGGAGACATTCCTATCTGGGTTTTTCAATGGAACATCACTCCCCAAGTTGTGGTCCTAAACATAGCTTAAACAAAGAAACAAGAATAATGAATAAcaacaaacaattttttttagaaaaaagatTGAAGGtaaaaacaaaacatatacaACTGagctacctttttcttttctttccataTAAAAGAAGAAAGGTGTTAATAAACTTCTACtttgaaattaaaaatgaaaaattgttgcATATAATTAAAAACTTCAAATCCAATAAGATAACACTTTTAGCAAAGACACGAAAATAAATACTTGATGCTATCCTAATTGTAAGGTATGGGCTTGAAGTTCACATTGAAAGTATGAGATTTCACGGTGGGTCTATACGGCAGTCGCCTCTCCTACACTCACTAATAACTAGCTTTTGCTTATGATTCTACTAAGGTTCGTGtcaataatatgatttttttcccctttttgaaGCTAGGAGAGGTTGAATACGGGgagaatttaaaacttaaaagtcTTAAGTCTAGAACTCTGTCAAAAATAAGAACGTAAAGAGTAAAATTGAAGCTAATTATGGCTATGTATAGGACAGCGAATAAACTTTTTGTTGAAATTACTCTGAGAATACGTTTGCGATCATCGGGGCTAAGAAGAGCCAGCTTGCGAGCAAGAGGGAGGAGCTTTCGTCGGAGAAGCGAAGCGTCGGGAACGTTTGTAATAGCGAAGAGGCCAGGGCCCGTCGGCCCCAGGTTTTCCATTATCATTCTCTCTTGATAATGGGAACACGATGCGGAAGAAGATGATAGAAGCAAGAGATCCGAGTACGGAATTTCGTAGAGCTGCAAAATTTCGCATCCTTCTTCCATCTTTCCCTATTCACTGTGTCCCCGCGAGCCGCCACTTAAATGTTGATTCCTCGTTTTAAAACGAAAGCTCCAAGCGACAAATGTAAAGGGCAAAAGTTATCGGGGTGTACATGTAAGATCACCAGGGTCTAGATCCACCCCCCAAATCCTATTTATTTTCCAAATCTAGTATTTCTTTTGTATCCTAATACGACTGCGTTCGGTTggtcgaaaattttaaattatatgtgAAAATTCGTATTAAATCAAATcttaaatttttatactaattttgggtattgaagtttttctttttatactttattttttacaaaacaagcattgttttatagtttttaaaataaatttttgaatttttttaataactagtagaaagtaattaataatacatcacgaaaaattaaaactaattataaattaaataaaagtacatTTACTTCCATTCGAACAATTACTATATTGTAGCTTACAAATCAAAATCATAATTcaaatccaatttctcatttaaataatacaaaaaaatcattccaaaaatagtataaattcatattattttatgataaatatcaaatttgtaACACACTCACCCAATCCGATGATTTAATCTGAGCTCCGAAATGTCACAGTTGTTGTCGGAGCAACTATAGTTGAAAACACTAGAAATAAAACCATTAAAATCATtgtaaaacaaatagatttatcaAGTTTCAATTAAACTTACGAGTACTTAGTTACTAATTTGAATATGAAATAGAGCTAAATTGTACAATTTTAAAACTTTGTAATAGGTACCGATGCCCTTGAAAGGTACCGGTTTTATTTCAAACTTCGATGTtcataaaattgattttaaatattttttaatatttatatcttaATTAATTTAGAGAAATAATTATGACATAAATATGTTGTTATCATTTTCATTATGGTAACTTTTGCTTTGACccacaataattttttatttggtacGTGATGCTTTGCAGTTGAATTGTAAATTTTTGTCAATATAAAGTTGatgaataatttttatatttaaaagtacAATAAAAATGAAAGTTACGCTACAGGTGACTTTTACCCGCAAGTTTCACACCTTAGAAAAATCAAAGGGAGTCGCATTGggtgtgaaatttggggtaaagtTGCCTATATCATCTGCAACT
It encodes the following:
- the LOC107921053 gene encoding uncharacterized protein yields the protein MEEGCEILQLYEIPYSDLLLLSSSSASCSHYQERMIMENLGPTGPGLFAITNVPDASLLRRKLLPLARKLALLSPDDRKRILRDHNLGSDVPLKNPDRNVSSFAMQLKYAQGMEAIESKPSDGVGSLLNLENETMGSIGDFEDDVFDNLENMFKALGLCMMEIGLCLARICDRAIGGNELEQSLLESCAAKGRLIHYHSMVDSLVLREAGPKKGSSKRNPNNHARSKENLMKGANLDTIGNEVRLCEIHPNLWQQWHYDYGIFTLLTDPMFLLSSHRTTAKSEFSNSSDQECASPSGHSYLQVFHPNKNKVFMVKASPESFIVQVGESADILSKGKLRSTLHCVRRPARFENLSRETFVVFLQPAWSKTFSISDYPMEHYNPSVHHLEQAEEHYFADQDQNALTQEIQKIVPPLSARLKDGMTFAEFSRETTKQYYGGSGLQSNK